A single genomic interval of Daucus carota subsp. sativus chromosome 1, DH1 v3.0, whole genome shotgun sequence harbors:
- the LOC135147130 gene encoding uncharacterized protein LOC135147130 — translation MSLPVMSFHEHIFSIDTSKLTWTLKVRVTRMWSTLDNQGNVVRHNMILLDCVDMHIHAIVRPEIWNQINPNVLEGGLYIIRNFQTTTIKAIPVDDFAIHLHKFEIAPLSILEELIESDDPEYKPRYAADVVGVLHALQPIQIIRSNNVDNHVVCFSISDGRISIPVHFFGPPNENTESLYGHDLQNQIIVILACVRISRFGERIHITNLPGSKIYINLQYRDVTELRQRLAEDEDQNP, via the exons ATGTCTCTTCCAGTGATGAGCTTCCACGAACATATCTTCTCTATTGACACAAGTAAGCTGACATGGACACTAAAGGTGAGGGTTACAAGGATGTGGTCGACACTTGATAATCAAGGCAATGTTGTTAGGCACAATATGATTCTTCTTGATTGTGTG GACATGCACATTCACGCAATTGTAAGGCCAGAAATATGGAATCAAATCAATCCTAATGTGCTTGAGGGAGGTTTATACATTATAAGGAATTTCCAG ACCACCACCATTAAAGCTATTCCCGTCGACGACTTTGCTATTCATTTGCATAAGTTTGAAATTGCACCATTGTCCATTCTAGAGGAACTTATTGAATCTGATGATCCAGAGTACAAGCCACGTTATGCAGCAG ATGTGGTGGGAGTTCTTCATGCGCTACAACCTATCCAGATTATAAGGTCAAATAATGTTGACAATCATGTCGTCTGTTTCTCTATATCCGATGGCAG GATCTCAATCCCGGTTCATTTCTTTGGGCCACCAAACGAAAACACTGAATCACTATACGGCCATGATCTCCAGAACCAGATAATAGTTATTCTTGCATGTGTGAGAATTAGTCGTTTCGGAG AGAGAATCCACATCACCAACTTGCCTGGCTCAAAGATTTACATTAATCTCCAATATCGTGATGTTACTGAATTGAGGCAGAG GTTGGCAGAAGATGAAGACCAGAATCCGTAG